tacgATCTAGCAGAGCAATGCATGCAACACACAGAACACCACCCAGAACACTGTCTATATCGTGAACTATGATTGTGTGTCCGGGCCTGGTCTGACTTGAGCAGAATTTAGCACTTTCTGTTATGTATAAACCCTTTGGAATGTGTCCGCATGTTAttcgttttatatttttatatatacgtaccatctatatatatatatatctgtatactttgattttttgtaCCACTCACTGCTGGTGAGAAAGCATTACTTTTAGACAATGAATCGGTTTAGTTAGTGAGTAACTATTTGTTgaatctaaattttttttaattttgattttaattttaaacgacTAATCATATTTTTTGAAGTATAAACTAAGCCTAATTTAAGCTATGACGACGGAGGAAAGGAATCAAAAGGACGAGATAGCCACACGCAGAGCTAAATTGCGTTTACTTTAGTTTATAGTTTATAAGTAACATTGTGAATTGCTTTATGTGAAGAACACACAACCCACTCCCCCATCCTTTATTGGCTTCCAATGCTGAAAATGCgcaaaaaatttaagaaatctatgtttgtatattttgtttatcttACAACGTGAATTTAAACCATTTGTTTTCGAGTCAGGGCTCTGTTTGcaatgcattttaaatgcaCCAATCATGCCAATTGCCTTTTTAGTCAGTTATCAGAGACACACTACGATTATTACACTATATAGAAAGCGTAAGCATAATACTTTATGTAAACGACACACAACACTACACTCTAAGCTTTGTATGTGAACCTTAAGAATTTTATAAGACTTAAGTACAGCcccaaaataaattcaataaaaaagaaaccaactTTGATGCGAGTTTTGTgaggaaaaataagaaagaacaCAAGTTCGATCTGAGAAACCTAATGTTAATTTGAGTACGTAacgtttttattaaattgtaaaatctCGCGCACAGTTACACATTCCCACTGACAAATACTGATGAAAACAGACACCAAACAATGTTGTTACTGGCGAAAGCGATTGTATTTGATGTCCTGCTCTCAACGAAAACTAATTGTGTACATTGTGTAAgtgttttaaatgtaatttccaAAGCTATATTGGGTGTGCTGCAATTTTGAAAACTCAAGTGGGAAATAACTAAATAACTATTCTTGTCAAAATGGCCAATAAaacaattgattttaaaaactaacaacaatgtgtatttatttttggatgGTTCGTTCATGTTAGGGATGCCAGAAAATGTTGATATATCGATTCTGTTTAGATATACGGCTTAAAAATCGATACAGATCGCTACATCGATGTTTTGAagcaatataattttataatataaacaaattgtttCTGTTAAATGCGacattttttgatatttccaAGTAGGTTAGCGTATTAGTTCTTCGTTATTTTTCTTCTCGATGTTCATTCCTAGATCCTTAGATCCGTTCTTGCACAGGCAATGTCACTGCTGGTCAGTGTTAAGTTTAAGTTTAGGATAAGTTTAACTAAACTTTGCTGCTAGCAAATACTGTCTGATGAAGATACGCtgtcaaaacaaaaagatgaattgtaaaaagtttttatatgtaaATTATAGGTATTCGTGGTCTGCTttccataaaatttttaaaatttgataacAAATCTTGAAGTAACCGAAGTTACATGAACttatttcaacaatttcttaatcatttcaataaaatctatagtgctcgcacttgtgtaaaacccTATGGAGCActtaaatctttaatgaaataaCTAATGAATGCGGCATGTCATAATACTATAAATAGTTGtattttttcccccaaaaataatttatttatatacaaaaaaaaaacctacattttcctttaaagattttataattttaagctaaaataacaaaaatgtaCTAGTTTTACACGTTAACTGAACAACGATGTGGAATTTCCTATGGGATTATTAAGAATGGGGTCTAATTCTTATTTTTGGGGTAGATATTCCATGTAGAAGGTAAGTAATGTTAACAGATCTGTTCGTTTCTGTACATTTCATTCGCAAAATGATGTTACTCTCTTGAAATCGTAATTctcttttaattgttttcacTCTCCCAACCGTTCATGTTCAGATTTAAAAGCGCAACAGTTGAATAGGCATAGGTGGTAATGGGGAAGGGGGTGAATTTTCCCACCACGCATTTTCCGCATATAGGGTatgggaaataaaaaaacaacagaacAACTAAAAGCGTGTAATaaaggcttttttttttaaatttacgtatacgtaatgtatAAATGTAATCCAAACAATTTGCCCCCCACGCAAAGCAGGGTCGCTACGGCACTGTTGCTCGGAGAATTTAAAAGCAGAGGCGAGTTTCAAGTACGCAACAGTTGTATTTTTTCCTTGCAAGTGCGCTGCTCGTCTGGGACTTGCTTCCAGCTTGAATTTATCTTCAAAGCCAGGATTAGGGAGGCGTTTCTTTAAGTGAGCGTACGTGTGTGTGAGCGcgatttgaaaataaaactgcaaATACATAACAAATTATCAAAAGGCAACCAATACAAACACCCGATACCAGATAGCCGTGCGTGTTTACACTTTGTTGTGCGTTGGTGTTTGTGTACCAAAGGTAAATAGAAaatggagaagaaaaaaagggGAAGAACATGTGGAcattttgttgtgtgtgtgcgtgagtgtgtctgtgtgtgtggatgGAAGTGGACTCCATTGCAATTTTGCGTAGGACTAATGAGTGATCGTATTCTCGAAGGTTTGGACGCTGAAAGCTCTTTGCATCTATTGTTTCCACTTAAGGCCTTATTAATGCACTTACTTAATGTTTCTTATTCCTGTTTCTgctgtttcttatttttctccgTTCATGGTTATTTCCCataaaaacaaaggcaacaagAATTTCGAGTGCAATATCACAAATAACTGCAACAACACATCTATAAAGTATTTGCAGACTTGCTCCTTATCGCTCACACCTCTCTCACCccttatatatgtatttacttgGTTACATTCCCACCTCCTTATCAAAAAGCAGCTTATTgcattgcatttaattttaaatggaaCAGTCCCCAGCTATACGCGTTAGACAATATTAAAAGGCAGCCGTGGCCAATCTGCTGtacttacattttttatgCCCGCTTATCGGGGAGGTTTAATGCTCCTCTGTATTGGTAATCACTGGCCCTGGGCTCGCTCTAACgcaaaagttataaaactcaAACATCAGCCGATTTCGAGTATTTGTGGTGTCTCGGAAATGACTTTCCTCTTTTGAATGGGCAATGAGAATGGATCAGAGAGAAGACACCCAGTGACACCCTATTATTttagtaaataattttctaactcaatattatttttacaaccAGGAACGTGAATTTCCTTTAAAGCAAACTTGCCCTAAGCTCTGACTCGCAAGGCAGCAAATTCAGAAATTTAACTAACTTAGCCAGAAacaatttttgaaatagttaATATATAGTTATAGTGTTCTTTTGTGCTTTATTAGTcttttcattcataaaaaaaaaaaccattaaaaaacCCATAATTTAGACAGTTCTTAATTTTCTGTTCATGGAAACAATCTTTGAAACGTCAAATGACAGATCAGTTGTCATTAAGTTCGTCACTAAGCCTAAATAGGTTTTATACCAATTTACTGATAAgacttttgattaaaaaaaaaaaaatacaaaaaattaataaattctaaGTAACTGATAAAGTTTCACAAGAAATATATGATGATGGCTTTGAAAACCTAGCTGACCTCCTGTCTAAAGCTGCGACACATGCCAATCTTAAGTCCCTGAAGGTCGTCAGGAGCATAATGCTGCGCAAAAATATACAGATAATTTTTGGGGTTtctaaaaatcaatttattaatgTTGACATGCATCGCTAATTGGAGTTTAATAAGCAAGCAAGCAGCTTAATCTAACATTTTAGCTTGATTGCATGCTCTGACGAAAACCCATAGGTTCAGGTGATAAGACTGGATTCTGGGGAAACAAAAAATGGGTCTGGCAACAAGCCGGATATGCCTCGCTAAATGTTCCTGTGCCCCTCAGCATGGGAAGCGATAGCCGACAAACATTGTGCAAAATATCAGGCAGGCAGCAACGATAAATGATTACTTATTTAATACTTGGGTTCTTTGAGTTGTTGGGGCCGTTCCTGCAGTGGCGGTGGAGCAGGCTCCATTCTCGTCTAACAACGTACGAAGCCGTGTACCCAAACAACAACCGGCGGGGCCGAACACTAAGgcatgaattttattttttatgaattttagattttatcaGGTATTTATTAAAAGCTATGAGTTCGAGTTAGGGGGAAGGTGGGTTGTATAAAAGCCTCAAAAGAAATATGCAAAGTCTTTATTTGAGTTCCTTCGATCGATCGGTGAAGTCTCCCCGCTTATTCATTgccattattaaaatataacatttaattgtttatttttcggctatttgttatttgttatgAACGCAATAGACTTGATTGCCTGTGGAAGTTACCCGAAAATTGGAATTGATAGAGAAACTGAAACAAAATTCGCACCAGAAAAAACCAAGTCTCAAGACAGTTGCACTGATCTCACCAACACTTCCATACAAACTTCACGAAGATCTGCAACAGAAGCTTCTCTCCACGCGCAGAAGGAACTGCAGCTGGCCACAGAGAAGAGCGTGGCATCCACAGCAGGCCAATCTATGCCGCTCAATTCGTACAACATGAACGCTGCCGCCATGGCCACTGGTGGCTATATGGACTCCAATGAAATCTTGGGCGTCACCAACAGTTGCAATCCTGTCCAAACCATGAGTGTCACGCCCGCTGGCTTCATGGCTGCACATAAAGTTAATCTGTACGAGCTACAGCTCCAAATAAAGCATACCCTTAAAGAGTTCGGCGCCTGCGGCAATGCCCTAAAGCTGCTTGTCCAAAACTACAGCTACATGCTGAACTCCACAGTCTCGCCCAATGCGGAGGTGGCCTTCAAGTGTCTGATCGAAGAGAAGGCCACCATCGTGATCACAGTGCGTAGCAGCTTCATGTACTACGAGTCGCTATACGAGATGGTCTCCCACGAGCTTAAGAACTGGCGCCGCCAGCAGGCTTTTGCCGGAAACGGGGCTCCGTTCAATGAGGGAGCTCTCGACGATATTCAGCGCTGCTTCGAGATGCTGGAGACATTTGTTGCTCACCTACTGGCCGCCATTAAGGAGTTAATGCGCGTCCGCCTGGTCAGCGAGGAGCCGGAGCTGACACACCTCCATGAACAGATCCAGCTCTCGCAGGAGAATCTGGTCTACTCTGCTTTCATTGTGGACAAGCAGCCGACACAGGTGATAAAGAAACACACACGCTTTGCAGCCTCAGTGCGCTGGCTCATTGGATCCACACTGGGCATCCACAACAATCCACCCACTGTTCAGTGCATCATCATGTCAGGTTTGTATTTCAAAGCTTCTGCTCCTCTGGATACCACGGTTCTAATCTGGTCCTGTTTTCCCTTCAGAAAAACAAGCGCGTACGTTCGTAACCCGCGGCGCCCAATTGGACAACAGCTTGGCCGGACAGTCCTCCGGCGAAATACAGAACTGCTCCAGTACAATGGAATACCAGCAGAACAACCACGTGTTTTCGGCCATCTTCAGTAACATGCAACTGATGAGCATCAAGCGGCCTGAGAAGAAGGGCAATGAGAGCGTTATGGACGAAAAGTTCGCCCTTTTATTTTATGCCACCACCACGGTGAACAATAGTCATCAGATCCGCGTTTGGACACTGTCCCTGCCCGTCGTGGTGATCGTGCACGTGAACCAGGAGCCCCAGTCGTGGGCCACCATCACCTGGGACAATGCATTTGCGGAGATGGTCCGTGATCCCTTTGTGACCACCGATCGCGTCAGCTGGGCACAGCTCTCTGTGGCGCTGAACACCAAATTTGCATCGAGCACACAGCGCTCCCTGACCCCCGACAACCTGGACTTAATTTGTAAGTTCTAATGTATGTCTTACCTGAAGGATTCTAATCTGTTTTAATTCTGTTTAAAGACGAGAAGCTCCAGCGGAAGGAATATATAACGTGGAACCAGTTCTGCAAGGAGCCCATGCCAGGTCGCTCCTTCACCTTCTGGGAGTGGTTCTCTGCCATTATGAAACTCACCAAAGAGCACATGTTGAACATGTGGAAGGCCGGCTGCATCATGGGCTTCATCAACAAGGCCAAGGCGGAAGATGATCTGAAGCGCTCTCCCGTTGGCACTTTTCTGATCCGCTTCTCCGACAGCGAGCTTGGTGCTTAAAACCAGCTTTCTTGACGCTAAAATTCTTAACCTATATTATATACCGCAGGAGGGGTCACCATTGCCTATGTCAACGAAAAGAGATTGGTCACCATGCTGGCCCCCTGGACTGCCCACGACTTTCAGGTGCTTAACCTGGCGGACCGCATTCGTGATCTTAATTTCTTGCGTTGGGTGTACCCCGTCGACCGCAGTGCTCAATGCTCAATTCTAGATAGAGACACCGCCTTTGGCGAATTCTTTTCAAAGCGTCAGGGTAAGCATTCCATCGGGCATTATATGTTCCAAAAA
Above is a genomic segment from Drosophila kikkawai strain 14028-0561.14 chromosome 3R, DkikHiC1v2, whole genome shotgun sequence containing:
- the LOC108072952 gene encoding signal transducer and transcription activator-like isoform X1, with translation MPLNSYNMNAAAMATGGYMDSNEILGVTNSCNPVQTMSVTPAGFMAAHKVNLYELQLQIKHTLKEFGACGNALKLLVQNYSYMLNSTVSPNAEVAFKCLIEEKATIVITVRSSFMYYESLYEMVSHELKNWRRQQAFAGNGAPFNEGALDDIQRCFEMLETFVAHLLAAIKELMRVRLVSEEPELTHLHEQIQLSQENLVYSAFIVDKQPTQVIKKHTRFAASVRWLIGSTLGIHNNPPTVQCIIMSEKQARTFVTRGAQLDNSLAGQSSGEIQNCSSTMEYQQNNHVFSAIFSNMQLMSIKRPEKKGNESVMDEKFALLFYATTTVNNSHQIRVWTLSLPVVVIVHVNQEPQSWATITWDNAFAEMVRDPFVTTDRVSWAQLSVALNTKFASSTQRSLTPDNLDLIYEKLQRKEYITWNQFCKEPMPGRSFTFWEWFSAIMKLTKEHMLNMWKAGCIMGFINKAKAEDDLKRSPVGTFLIRFSDSELGGVTIAYVNEKRLVTMLAPWTAHDFQVLNLADRIRDLNFLRWVYPVDRSAQCSILDRDTAFGEFFSKRQELSSGYKKTFLHVQVYNGNSDNASTSGTPPHVPTHDGMQIGNIEESDSDGSEYAGEIARFLQEANPNDPAVSAINDTIMMCSPRHITMSS
- the LOC108072952 gene encoding signal transducer and transcription activator-like isoform X2, which gives rise to MPLNSYNMNAAAMATGGYMDSNEILGVTNSCNPVQTMSVTPAGFMAAHKVNLYELQLQIKHTLKEFGACGNALKLLVQNYSYMLNSTVSPNAEVAFKCLIEEKATIVITVRSSFMYYESLYEMVSHELKNWRRQQAFAGNGAPFNEGALDDIQRCFEMLETFVAHLLAAIKELMRVRLVSEEPELTHLHEQIQLSQENLVYSAFIVDKQPTQVIKKHTRFAASVRWLIGSTLGIHNNPPTVQCIIMSEKQARTFVTRGAQLDNSLAGQSSGEIQNCSSTMEYQQNNHVFSAIFSNMQLMSIKRPEKKGNESVMDEKFALLFYATTTVNNSHQIRVWTLSLPVVVIVHVNQEPQSWATITWDNAFAEMVRDPFVTTDRVSWAQLSVALNTKFASSTQRSLTPDNLDLIYEKLQRKEYITWNQFCKEPMPGRSFTFWEWFSAIMKLTKEHMLNMWKAGCIMGFINKAKAEDDLKRSPVGTFLIRFSDSELGGVTIAYVNEKRLVTMLAPWTAHDFQVLNLADRIRDLNFLRWVYPVDRSAQCSILDRDTAFGEFFSKRQELSSGYKKTFLHVQVYNGNSDNASTSGTPPHVPTHDGMQIGNGDFGIADFDSMTKRNRISARRTPSWHRYHGSGS